In Solanum lycopersicum chromosome 5, SLM_r2.1, the following are encoded in one genomic region:
- the LOC101263319 gene encoding geranylgeranyl transferase type-1 subunit beta, with product MAEEDSDFLSLSDLESELDSISIPMFFDKNRHICYLEMMLELLPSPYQSQEINRLTLAYFVVCGLDILRSLDRVDKEGVINWVLSLQTHLQDEAELSNGQFYGFHGSRSSQFQPNDYGNAIPNCSHLASTYCALSILKTLGYDLTLMDSMSIIKSMKNLQQHDGSFMPIHSGAETDLRFVYCAAAISSMLENWSGIDKEKAKEYIINCQSYDGGFGLTPSSESHGGATFCAVASLRLMGLIEDDILSKNVSSCFIDVPLLLDWCLQRQAATDGGFQGRLNKATDTCYAFWVGGVLKILGAHKFIDYEGLRKFLFTCQSQYGGFGKTPEQLPDLYHAYYGFCAFSMLEEPGLKSICTELGITNGPVQLL from the exons ATGGCGGAGGAAGATAGTGATTTTCTGAGCTTATCCGATCTAGAATCTGAGCTAGATTCAATCTCTATCCCTATGTTCTTCGACAAAAATCGCCATATTTGTTATTTAGAGATGATGCTTGAGCTACTACCTTCACCTTACCAATCGCAGGAGATCAATCGTCTCACTCTTGCTTACTTCGTCGTCTGCGGTCTCGATATCCTTCGCTCTCTCGATCGC GTTGACAAAGAAGGGGTGATTAATTGGGTTTTGTCACTGCAAACTCATCTGCAAGACGAAGCTGAACTGAGCAATG GACAATTTTATGGGTTCCATGGTTCTAGAAGTTCTCAGTTTCAACCAAATGACTATGGG AATGCGATCCCAAATTGCAGTCATTTGGCAAGTACTTACTGCGCACTGtccatattgaagactcttggtTATGATTTAACACTAATGGATTCCATGTCAATCatcaaatcaatgaaaaatcTTCAGCAACATGATGGGAG CTTTATGCCCATTCATAGCGGGGCAGAGACAGACCTCCGCTTTGTATATTGTGCAG CGGCAATCTCTTCAATGTTGGAAAACTGGAGTGGCATTGACAAAGAGAAAGCCAAGGAGTACATAATAAACTGTCAG TCATACGATGGTGGCTTTGGTTTAACTCCTAGTTCAGAATCACATG GTGGTGCCACTTTTTGTGCTGTTGCATCTCTCAGATTGATGGGATTAATTGAAGATGATATATTATCGAAGAATGTATCCTCTTGTTTCATAGACGTGCCCTTGCTTCTAGACTGGTGCCTACAG AGACAGGCAGCCACTGATGGTGGATTCCAAGGTAGACTAAACAAAGCTACTGACACCTGTTATGCTTTCTG GGTGGGAGGAGTTTTAAAGATCTTGGGGGCTCACAAGTTCATCGACTATGAAGGCTTACGTAAATTTCTTTTCACCTGTCAATCCCAG TATGGTGGTTTTGGTAAGACTCCGGAGCAGCTGCCAGATCTTTACCATGCCTACTATGGATTTTGTGCATTTAGTATGTTAGAGGAACCTGGCCTCAAATCGATCTGCACTGAGCTGGGTATAACAAATGGACCTGTGCAGCTGCTATAA